A part of Roseitalea porphyridii genomic DNA contains:
- a CDS encoding PilZ domain-containing protein, with translation MADPPSDDFGDTDNEHKRATRRQRVLKQGFAQENPQTSAIACVIRDLSDTGARLKFEAMAIIPERFILHIPVDGIQIDCARRWIRGQECGVAFTSEPSPTALAKHQVVTPIGPAADGGERAAGDRAAPGSSTDAPREPTPQRPHHHGPRRPGFGRR, from the coding sequence TTGGCCGACCCTCCGAGCGACGATTTCGGTGATACGGACAATGAGCACAAGCGCGCGACGAGGCGCCAGCGCGTGCTCAAACAAGGTTTCGCTCAGGAAAACCCGCAGACGAGCGCGATCGCATGCGTGATCCGTGACCTTTCCGATACCGGCGCCCGGCTGAAGTTCGAGGCGATGGCGATCATTCCCGAACGCTTCATCCTGCACATTCCCGTCGACGGCATCCAGATCGACTGCGCGCGGCGGTGGATCCGCGGACAGGAATGCGGCGTCGCCTTCACGTCCGAACCCTCTCCGACCGCGCTCGCAAAGCATCAGGTCGTCACTCCGATCGGGCCGGCCGCCGATGGCGGGGAGCGGGCCGCCGGCGACCGGGCGGCGCCGGGCAGCAGCACCGATGCGCCGCGCGAGCCGACCCCGCAACGCCCGCACCATCACGGACCACGCCGCCCCGGTTTTGGTCGCCGCTGA
- the carB gene encoding carbamoyl-phosphate synthase large subunit, whose amino-acid sequence MPKRTDIDSVLIIGAGPIIIGQACEFDYSGTQACKALKEEGYRIVLVNSNPATIMTDPELADATYIEPITPEVVAKIIERERRERPDETMVLLPTMGGQTALNTALSLKAMGVLERWGVEMIGATPEAIDKAEDRKLFREAMDRIGLESPRSVLVNASDIKEKDRSAHEARRKVLRDKLSGEALDAALDALELEWRDGTSDRKQRYMTYAMGLAAQALDEVGLPAIIRPSFTLGGTGGGIAYNRSEFFEIVERGLDASPTTEVLIDESVLGWKEYEMEVVRDRDDNCIIICSIENVDPMGVHTGDSITVAPALTLTDKEYQIMRNASIAVLREIGVETGGSNVQFAVNPDTGRLVVIEMNPRVSRSSALASKATGFPIAKVAAKLAVGYTLDELENDITGGATPASFEPSIDYVVTKIPRFAFEKFPGAEPILTTAMKSVGEVMAIGRTFAESLQKALRGLETGLTGLDEIEIPGLGEGDDKNAIRAALGTPTPDRLRMVAQAMRLGFSLDEIHAACAIDMWFLEQLQAIVATEARVRAHGLPGDGANMRMLKAMGFSDQRLAGLTGAHEADVRAHRQSLDVHPVYKRIDTCAAEFASPTAYMYSTYEMPFAGQPRSEAEVSDRRKVVILGGGPNRIGQGIEFDYCCCHAAFALADAGFEAIMVNCNPETVSTDYDTSDRLYFEPLTVEDVLEILAVEQSKGTLHGVIVQFGGQTPLKLANALEEAGIPILGTAPDAIDLAEDRDRFQKLLIKHDLTQPDNGIAYSVEQARLVAAKLGFPLVVRPSYVLGGRAMQIVRDEGALDSYLLGTVPELIPEDIKARYPNDKTGQINTLLGTNPLLFDTYLAGAIEVDVDCLSDGEKVHVAGVMEHIEEAGIHSGDSACSLPVHSLSADMVAELERQSNVLARALNVGGLMNVQFAIRDGIVYVLEVNPRASRTVPFVAKAVGRPIAKIAARIMAGEKLSDAAGAYGGLTDAGALPHIAVKEAVFPFSKFPGVDTLLGPEMRSTGEVMGLDDDFAIAFAKAQLGAGADLPKTGAVFISVRDDDKPRILATAKLFEARGFSVLATGGTQRFLAENGVGAKKINKVLEGRPHIEDAIRNRQVQLVINTTEGKKALSDSKSLRRAALEHKLPYFTTIAGAVAAGEAIAALARGELGVKPLQAYHG is encoded by the coding sequence ATGCCGAAGCGCACCGACATCGACTCCGTCCTCATCATCGGCGCGGGGCCGATCATCATCGGCCAGGCCTGCGAGTTCGACTATTCGGGAACCCAGGCCTGCAAGGCGCTGAAGGAGGAAGGCTACCGGATCGTTCTGGTCAACTCGAACCCGGCCACGATCATGACCGATCCGGAACTGGCCGATGCGACCTATATCGAGCCGATCACGCCCGAAGTGGTCGCCAAGATCATCGAGCGCGAGCGCAGGGAACGCCCCGACGAGACGATGGTACTGCTGCCGACGATGGGCGGGCAGACGGCGCTCAACACGGCGCTTTCGCTGAAAGCCATGGGCGTACTCGAACGCTGGGGCGTCGAGATGATCGGCGCCACGCCCGAGGCCATCGACAAGGCCGAGGACCGCAAGCTGTTCCGGGAGGCCATGGACCGGATCGGGCTCGAAAGCCCGCGCTCGGTGCTGGTCAACGCCTCCGACATCAAGGAGAAGGACCGCAGCGCGCACGAGGCGCGGCGCAAGGTGCTGCGCGATAAATTGTCGGGCGAGGCGCTCGACGCGGCGCTGGACGCGCTCGAACTCGAATGGCGGGACGGCACGTCCGACCGCAAGCAGCGCTACATGACCTACGCGATGGGCCTTGCCGCCCAGGCGCTCGATGAGGTCGGCCTGCCGGCGATCATCCGTCCGTCCTTCACGCTCGGCGGCACCGGCGGCGGGATCGCCTACAACCGCTCGGAATTCTTCGAGATTGTCGAGCGCGGCCTCGATGCGTCGCCGACGACCGAGGTGCTGATCGACGAGAGCGTGCTGGGCTGGAAAGAGTACGAGATGGAGGTCGTCCGCGATCGCGACGACAATTGCATCATCATCTGCTCGATCGAGAATGTCGATCCGATGGGCGTGCATACGGGCGATTCGATCACCGTCGCGCCGGCGCTGACGCTGACCGACAAGGAATACCAGATCATGCGCAACGCCTCGATCGCGGTGCTGCGCGAGATCGGCGTGGAGACGGGCGGGTCGAACGTGCAGTTCGCCGTCAACCCGGACACCGGGCGGCTCGTGGTCATCGAGATGAACCCGCGCGTTTCGCGTTCGTCGGCGCTGGCCTCCAAGGCGACCGGCTTTCCGATCGCCAAGGTCGCCGCCAAGCTGGCCGTCGGCTACACGCTCGACGAACTCGAGAACGACATCACCGGCGGGGCGACGCCGGCCTCGTTCGAACCGTCGATCGATTACGTCGTCACCAAGATCCCGCGCTTTGCCTTCGAGAAGTTTCCCGGCGCCGAGCCGATCCTGACCACCGCGATGAAGTCGGTTGGCGAGGTGATGGCGATCGGCCGGACCTTCGCCGAATCGCTGCAGAAGGCGCTGCGCGGCCTTGAGACCGGGCTGACCGGGCTCGACGAGATCGAAATCCCCGGCCTTGGCGAGGGCGACGACAAGAACGCCATCCGCGCCGCGCTCGGCACGCCGACGCCGGACCGGCTGCGCATGGTCGCCCAGGCGATGCGGCTCGGTTTTTCGCTCGACGAGATCCATGCTGCCTGCGCCATCGACATGTGGTTCCTAGAGCAGTTGCAGGCGATCGTTGCAACAGAAGCGCGGGTGCGTGCGCACGGGCTGCCCGGCGATGGGGCGAACATGCGTATGCTCAAGGCGATGGGCTTTTCCGACCAGCGGCTCGCCGGGCTGACCGGCGCGCATGAGGCCGACGTGCGGGCGCACCGGCAGAGCCTCGATGTCCATCCGGTCTACAAGCGCATCGACACGTGCGCGGCCGAGTTCGCCTCGCCCACCGCGTACATGTATTCGACCTACGAGATGCCGTTCGCCGGCCAGCCGCGCTCGGAAGCGGAGGTCTCCGACCGCAGGAAGGTGGTGATCCTGGGCGGCGGGCCGAACCGGATCGGCCAGGGTATCGAGTTCGACTATTGCTGCTGTCATGCCGCCTTCGCGCTCGCCGATGCGGGCTTCGAGGCGATCATGGTCAACTGCAACCCCGAGACGGTCTCGACCGATTATGACACGTCCGACCGGCTCTACTTCGAGCCGCTGACCGTCGAGGACGTTCTGGAGATTCTTGCCGTAGAGCAGTCGAAGGGCACGCTGCACGGCGTGATCGTGCAGTTCGGCGGGCAGACCCCGCTCAAGCTCGCCAATGCGCTCGAAGAGGCCGGCATTCCGATCCTGGGCACCGCGCCCGACGCGATCGATCTGGCCGAGGACCGCGACCGGTTCCAGAAGCTGCTGATCAAGCACGACCTGACCCAGCCCGACAATGGCATCGCCTATTCGGTCGAGCAGGCGCGGCTGGTCGCGGCCAAGCTCGGCTTTCCGCTGGTGGTGCGGCCCTCCTACGTGCTCGGCGGGCGGGCCATGCAGATCGTCCGCGACGAAGGAGCGCTCGACTCCTACCTGCTCGGCACCGTGCCCGAACTGATCCCCGAGGACATCAAGGCACGCTATCCCAACGACAAGACCGGCCAGATCAACACGCTGCTGGGCACAAATCCGCTCCTGTTCGACACCTACCTGGCCGGCGCCATCGAGGTCGATGTCGACTGTCTGAGCGACGGCGAGAAGGTGCATGTCGCCGGCGTGATGGAGCATATCGAGGAAGCGGGCATCCATTCGGGCGACAGCGCCTGTTCGCTGCCGGTGCACTCGCTATCGGCCGACATGGTGGCCGAACTCGAGCGGCAGTCGAACGTGCTGGCGCGCGCGCTAAACGTCGGCGGCCTGATGAACGTGCAGTTCGCCATCCGCGACGGCATCGTCTATGTGCTCGAGGTCAATCCGCGCGCCTCGCGCACCGTGCCGTTCGTCGCCAAGGCGGTGGGCCGGCCGATCGCCAAGATCGCCGCGCGCATCATGGCCGGCGAAAAGCTGTCCGATGCCGCCGGTGCCTATGGCGGGCTGACAGACGCGGGCGCCCTGCCCCACATCGCGGTCAAGGAGGCGGTGTTCCCCTTCTCGAAATTCCCCGGCGTCGACACGCTGCTGGGCCCGGAAATGCGCTCGACCGGCGAGGTGATGGGCCTCGATGACGATTTCGCCATCGCGTTCGCCAAGGCGCAGCTTGGGGCGGGCGCCGATCTGCCCAAGACCGGCGCGGTGTTCATTTCGGTCAGGGACGACGACAAGCCGCGCATTCTCGCCACCGCGAAGCTGTTCGAGGCGCGCGGCTTCTCGGTTCTGGCGACCGGCGGCACGCAGCGCTTTCTTGCCGAAAACGGCGTAGGCGCCAAGAAGATCAACAAGGTGCTCGAGGGGCGTCCGCACATCGAGGACGCGATCCGCAACCGGCAGGTGCAGCTCGTCATCAACACGACCGAGGGCAAGAAGGCGCTGTCGGATTCCAAATCGCTCCGGCGCGCTGCGCTCGAACACAAGCTGCCCTATTTCACCACCATTGCCGGCGCCGTCGCGGCCGGCGAGGCGATCGCCGCGCTCGCCCGCGGGGAGCTGGGCGTCAAGCCGCTACAGGCCTATCACGGGTGA
- a CDS encoding endonuclease/exonuclease/phosphatase family protein, protein MSEVRMASFNLCNFALPRVHWHRRGAGRTYTDAQWMQKRQWIAETLAAIDADIVAFQEVVSVDALRALAAEAGYAHFACATEPRFSRDDPDIYVNSTVAIASRFPITASAEIKTFETIIDQTLLDRAATYSRRPLRCAIDVPGLGETIVYAAHFKSQGALVRDATIDAIADWDEKLDRFYVERMYAGIDQVSKRAAEAGAIYLQVREDLQADIDRPVIVLADLNDGPGSHTLAILTQAQPIEDGIGSVDLADVPPAHRFRRYIHRLYDAYALPAHADFERPVTFHADRRSSVLDYAIVSNGLHPQNPNGRGAVVGHSVFDAHFAAGAPAATTSDHAPVVVTIRARRTEAGSPVIGL, encoded by the coding sequence ATGTCCGAAGTCCGAATGGCCAGCTTCAATCTGTGCAACTTCGCGCTGCCACGCGTCCACTGGCACCGGCGCGGGGCCGGCCGGACCTACACGGACGCCCAGTGGATGCAAAAGCGCCAATGGATCGCCGAAACACTCGCGGCGATCGACGCCGACATCGTCGCCTTCCAGGAGGTGGTTTCGGTCGATGCGCTGCGCGCACTTGCCGCCGAGGCCGGCTACGCGCATTTCGCCTGCGCGACCGAGCCGCGCTTTTCCAGGGACGACCCTGACATCTACGTCAATTCGACCGTCGCCATCGCGTCGCGCTTTCCGATCACGGCGAGCGCCGAGATCAAGACATTCGAGACGATCATCGACCAGACGCTGCTCGACCGCGCGGCGACCTATTCGCGCCGTCCCCTGCGCTGCGCCATCGACGTGCCAGGGCTCGGCGAGACGATCGTCTATGCGGCCCACTTCAAGTCGCAAGGGGCGCTGGTCCGCGACGCGACGATCGACGCGATCGCCGACTGGGACGAAAAGCTCGACCGGTTCTATGTCGAGCGCATGTATGCCGGCATCGACCAGGTGTCCAAGCGGGCGGCCGAGGCGGGCGCGATCTATCTGCAGGTGCGCGAGGATTTGCAGGCCGACATCGACAGGCCCGTGATCGTGCTCGCGGACCTCAACGACGGGCCCGGCTCGCACACGCTTGCGATCCTGACGCAGGCCCAGCCGATCGAGGACGGCATCGGCAGCGTGGACCTGGCCGACGTGCCGCCGGCCCACCGGTTCCGCCGCTACATCCACCGGCTCTATGACGCCTACGCCTTGCCGGCCCATGCCGACTTCGAGCGGCCGGTGACGTTTCACGCCGACCGGCGCTCGTCGGTGCTCGACTATGCGATCGTGTCGAACGGCCTGCACCCGCAAAACCCGAACGGGCGCGGCGCGGTGGTCGGCCATTCCGTGTTCGACGCCCATTTCGCCGCCGGCGCGCCGGCGGCGACCACCTCCGACCACGCGCCGGTGGTCGTGACGATCAGGGCGCGCCGGACGGAAGCGGGTTCACCCGTGATAGGCCTGTAG
- the greA gene encoding transcription elongation factor GreA has translation MNKVPMTHQGHAQLQEELRWRTQEERPRIIEAIAEARAHGDLSENAEYHAAKEAQGHNEGRISELEGLLSRADVINVSAMSGDIVKFGATVTLIDEDTEQEKVYQIVGDQEADVKAGKISISSPIARALIGKTIGDSVEVQAPGGARGYEIDDVKFV, from the coding sequence ATGAACAAGGTGCCGATGACACATCAGGGACATGCCCAGCTGCAGGAAGAGCTGCGGTGGCGCACCCAGGAGGAACGGCCGCGCATCATCGAGGCGATCGCCGAGGCGCGCGCCCATGGCGACCTGTCCGAGAACGCCGAATATCATGCCGCCAAGGAGGCCCAGGGCCACAATGAGGGCCGCATCTCCGAGCTGGAAGGTCTTCTGTCGCGCGCCGACGTGATCAATGTCAGCGCGATGAGCGGCGACATCGTCAAGTTCGGCGCCACCGTCACGCTGATCGACGAGGACACCGAGCAGGAGAAGGTCTATCAGATCGTCGGCGATCAGGAGGCCGACGTGAAGGCCGGCAAGATTTCGATCTCCTCGCCGATCGCCCGGGCGCTGATCGGCAAGACCATCGGCGATTCGGTCGAGGTGCAGGCTCCCGGCGGCGCACGCGGTTACGAGATCGACGACGTCAAGTTCGTCTAG